From Epinephelus lanceolatus isolate andai-2023 chromosome 5, ASM4190304v1, whole genome shotgun sequence, the proteins below share one genomic window:
- the aars1 gene encoding alanine--tRNA ligase, cytoplasmic, whose product MDSSLSAAQIREKFIDFFRGYEHNYVHSSATIPLDDPTLLFANAGMNQFKPIFLNTIDPSHPMARLRRAANTQKCIRAGGKHNDLDDVGKDVYHHTFFEMLGSWSFGDYFKQLACKMALELLTEVFGISIDRLYVTYFGGHADAGLEPDLECRQIWIDLGVDEARILPGSMKDNFWEMGDTGPCGPCSEIHFDRIGGRDASHLVNMDDPNVLEIWNLVFIQFNRESETVLKPLPKKSIDTGMGLERLVSVLQNKMSNYDTDLFVPYFEAIQKGTGARPYTGKVGAEDTDGIDMAYRVLADHARTITIALSDGGRPDNTGRGYVLRRILRRAVRYSHEKLGAQKGFFATLVDVVVDSLGNAFPELKKDPEMVKDIINEEEAQFLKTLSRGRRILDRKIMSLGDSKTIPGDTAWLLYDTYGFPLDLTSLIAEEKGMVVDVAAFEEEKKAAQLKSQGKGAGDVDHIMLDIYAIEELRNKKIPATDDNPKYRYTSEENGNYTFEQASATVLALRCDRAFCDQVTTGQECGVLLDQTTFYAEQGGQTFDEGYMVREDDSTEDRMEFTVKNTQVRGGYVLHIGTVYGILKVGDRVTLRVDEARRRPIMSNHTATHILNFALRGVLGEADQRGSLVAPDRLRFDFTAKGALSTGEVRRTEEIACAMIKEAKPVYALDAPLAQAKAIQGLRAVFDETYPDPVRVVSIGIPVEKLLESPDSTAGSLTSIEFCGGTHLQNSGHAAPFVIVSEEAIAKGIRRIVAVTGTEAQKAQRKADSLQQSLSELGDKVKQQTAPNKDIQKEIADMTELIGTAVISQWRKDEMRESLKGLKKTMDDLDRNYKADIQKRVLEKTKEVIESNPNQQLLIMEMEVGASAKALNESLKLLKTQSPQTAAMLFTVDPDAGKITCLCQVPQDVANRGLKASEWVQELCPLLDGKGGGKDMSAQATGKNTQCLQEALQMANNFAQLKLGEN is encoded by the exons ATGGACTCCTCTTTGAGTGCAGCTCAAATCCGCGAGAAGTTCATTGACTTCTTCCGTGGCTACGAGCACAATTACGTCCACTCGTCAGCCACTATCCCACTGGATGACCCCACACTGCTTTTCGCCAATGCTGGCATGAATCAG TTTAAGCCCATCTTCCTCAACACCATTGATCCGTCCCACCCTATGGCCAGGCTGCGTCGTGCCGCAAACACCCAGAAGTGTATCCGTGCAGGAGGCAAACACAACGACCTGGACGATGTGGGGAAAGATGTCTACCACCACACCTTCTTCGAGATGCTGGGGTCCTGGTCCTTTGGCGATTACTTTAAG CAACTGGCCTGTAAGATGGCCCTGGAGCTGCTGACCGAGGTGTTTGGTATTTCCATAGACCGCCTGTATGTCACCTACTTCGGGGGTCACGCTGATGCAGGCCTGGAGCCGGACCTGGAGTGCAGACAGATCTGGATCGACTTAGG gGTGGATGAGGCTCGTATCCTGCCAGGCAGTATGAAGGATAACTTCTGGGAGATGGGAGACACCGGCCCCTGCGGTCCCTGCAGTGAGATCCACTTTGACCGCATTGGAGGGAGGGACGCCTCTCACCTGGTGAACATGGATGATCCCAACGTCCTGGAGATCTGGAACCTGGTGTTCATCCAGTTCAATAG AGAGTCAGAGACTGTGCTGAAGCCTCTGCCTAAGAAGAGCATCGACACAGGAATGGGCCTGGAGCGCCTGGTGTCCGTTCTGCAGAACAAGATGTCAAACTATGACACTGACCTCTTTGTCCCGTACTTTGAAGCCATTCAGAAG gGTACAGGTGCTCGACCATACACCGGTAAAGTAGGGGCCGAGGACACTGATGGTATTGACATGGCCTATCGTGTGCTGGCTGATCACGCCCGCACCATCACCATCGCCCTATCAGATGGCGGCCGGCCTGACAACACAGGAAGAGG CTACGTGTTGAGGAGGATCCTGCGTCGCGCCGTCCGTTATTCCCATGAGAAGCTGGGAGCTCAGAAAGGCTTTTTTGCAACTTTGGTGGATGTGGTGGTTGATTCCCTG GGCAATGCCTTCCCAGAGTTAAAGAAAGACCCAGAGATGGTGAAGGACATTATAAATGAGGAGGAGGCGCAGTTCCTCAAAACCCTCAGCAGGGGACGCCGTATCCTTGATAGGAAGATCATGAGTCTGGGAGACAGCAAGACCATTCCAG GTGACACAGCATGGCTGTTGTATGACACATACGGCTTCCCTCTGGACTTGACCTCCCTCATCGCAGAGGAGAAGGGCATGGTAGTGGACGTTGCCGCCTTcgaagaggagaagaaggcaGCACAG TTAAAGTCCCAGGGTAAGGGTGCAGGAGATGTGGACCACATCATGTTGGACATCTACGCCATCGAAGAGCTGAGAAACAAGAAGATACCCGCCACAGATGACAACCCCAAATACAGATACACCTCTGAGGAAAACGGCAACTACA CGTTTGAGCAGGCCTCAGCCACAGTGTTGGCCCTGCGCTGTGATCGCGCCTTCTGCGACCAAGTGACCACGGGTCAGGAATGTGGTGTGCTGCTGGACCAGACAACCTTCTATGCCGAGCAGGGCGGACAGACATTCGACGAGGGTTACATGGTCCGAGAGGATGACAGCACTGAAGAT cGGATGGAGTTTACAGTTAAGAACACTCAGGTTCGAGGAGGTTACGTTCTCCATATTGGGACAGTCTATGGCATTCTGAAGGTTGGAGACCGCGTTACTTTACGTGTAGATGAG GCTCGTCGTAGGCCCATCATGAGCAaccacactgccacacacatCTTGAACTTTGCCTTGCGGGGGGTTTTGGGGGAGGCAGACCAGAGGGGCTCCCTGGTGGCCCCTGACCGCCTGCGTTTTGACTTTACTGCTAAAGGTGCGCTGAGCACAGGGGAGGTCCGCCGGACTGAGGAGATCGCTTGTGCCATGATAAAAGAAGCTAAG CCGGTATACGCCCTGGATGCCCCACTAGCACAAGCCAAGGCCATTCAAGGCCTGCGTGCCGTGTTCGATGAGACCTACCCCGACCCCGTCCGAGTCGTGTCTATTGGTATCCCTGTTGAGAAGCTGCTGGAGAGTCCCGACAGCACTGCTGGTTCTCTCACCTCTATCGAGTTTTGTGGTGGAAC CCATCTGCAGAACTCGGGTCATGCCGCGCCGTTTGTCATCGTCTCAGAGGAGGCCATCGCTAAGGGCATCCGCCGCATTGTTGCTGTGACAGGAACAGAGGCCCAGAAG GCCCAGAGGAAAGCCGATTCCCTTCAGCAGTCTTTGTCTGAACTGGGAGacaaggtgaagcagcagaCTGCTCCCAACAAGGACATTCAGAAAGAGATCGCAGACATGACAGAG TTGATAGGCACAGCAGTGATCTCCCAGTGGAGGAAGGACGAGATGAGGGAATCCTTGAAGGGCCTGAAGAAGACCATGGACGACTTGGACCGCAACTACAAGGCTGACATCCAGAAGAGAGTCCTGGAAAAGACCAAAGAGGTGATCGAAAGCAACCCCAACCAGCAGCTGCTCATAATGGAGATGGAGGTCGGAGCCTCAGCCAAG GCACTGAACGAGTCACTGAAGTTGCTGAAAACGCAGTCTCCTCAGACCGCTGCGATGCTCTTTACCGTAGACCCTGACGCTGGCAAGATCACCTGCTTGTGTCAAGTCCCACAG GATGTGGCAAACCGCGGTCTGAAAGCCAGCGAGTGGGTTCAGGAACTATGCCCCCTGCTGGACGGCAAAGGAGGCGGCAAGGACATGTCTGCCCAGGCCACTGGCAAGAACACACAGTGCCTGCAGGAGGCGCTACAGATGGCCAACAACTTTGCACAGCTTAAACTGGGAGAGAActaa